Within Candidatus Bathyarchaeia archaeon, the genomic segment TGATCTACCACTTTTTCTTGAGAGAAAACCGCAAACTATTGTACCAATAGGTATAGTAGGCAGCATTAGCATCCCGAAGAAAGTGGTTTCAGGAATTAACCAAGCAATGAAATTACCAAGAAAAGCTGCAGCTCCGCCTAACCATGGTCCGAGAACCATGCTCATGGTTGGCATAAGGAACAGCTGTGGCTCTATTTTACCCTCCGCTATACCTATTATTGGTATTCCAGGCAGCCTAGAAATGATTAGCTGAAGGGCGGAGAAAACACTTATTAAAGCAACTTGTTTTGCATTCATTTTCATCTTCAACACCACTATGTATTTTATAATAATGCTGTTTACTTTTCTACATAAAAAGTTAACTGTGTAAAAGACTTCACTTAAATATCCATTTATATTAAGCTACGAGGGAGAATAGCAACGCTAGGGCAGAGACCACTAGAAGTACCAGCTCATTTCACCAGTAGAGGTTTAGTGCCTTAAGCTTATCTCTTAGTCTAACTAGCTCATCGGGTTTTATGGGTCTTAAGGGTTTTCTTGGAAGCCCTGCTCTTATACCCCTAAGCTCCATAGCCGCCTTTATTAACGCTATATTTGATGGACCACTACCATAAAGTATTCTCTTCAAAACATTCACCTTTCTTTGAAGTTTAAGCGCTTTAGCATAATCGCTTTCCTTAACTGACTCATATAGTTCAACCATGAGCTCTGGAGCCGCGTTTGCCACCCCAGATATTTCAGCATTTGCACCCACGAGTAGGGCTGCTAGGAGCAGCTCATCAGCACCATTTATAACTGTTATAGGCTTGGGCGCTGTCTCTATAATCTCTTGTAGCTGACTTAAGTTTCCACTTGAATCCTTTATTCCCGCAACACCTTCAATAGCGCATAGCATTCTGAAGATTTCTGGTGTAAGATTAAAACCAGTCATTTGTGGGATATTATATGCGAAGACCGGTATTTTCACGGCTTCAGCAATCATTCTATAATGATCTATCAACCCCTCAACGTCAGGCTTAAAGAAGAAAGGTGTAATTGCCCCAACAGCTCTAGCACCCAGAAGCTCAGCATGCTTAGCAAGGCTGACGCTTTCCCCAGTGTTTGTTGTGCCAACATGAACTATCACCGGAACCTTACCCGCCGCCTCCCTAATAATCGCTTCAGCAACAGATTTCCTCTGCTCAACGCTCATCAAAACCCCCTCACCAATTGTTCCGCAGGCAAAGAAACCATGAATCCCATTTTTGATCTGAAAACGTACAACATCCCTAAGAGCCTCAAAGTCA encodes:
- the dapA gene encoding 4-hydroxy-tetrahydrodipicolinate synthase, producing the protein MGKPLFEGVFTAIVTPFDSEDNVDFEALRDVVRFQIKNGIHGFFACGTIGEGVLMSVEQRKSVAEAIIREAAGKVPVIVHVGTTNTGESVSLAKHAELLGARAVGAITPFFFKPDVEGLIDHYRMIAEAVKIPVFAYNIPQMTGFNLTPEIFRMLCAIEGVAGIKDSSGNLSQLQEIIETAPKPITVINGADELLLAALLVGANAEISGVANAAPELMVELYESVKESDYAKALKLQRKVNVLKRILYGSGPSNIALIKAAMELRGIRAGLPRKPLRPIKPDELVRLRDKLKALNLYW